The following are encoded together in the Mesoterricola sediminis genome:
- a CDS encoding aspartate aminotransferase family protein — MNANLQAPALLPTYTPFPFPLLRGENDRVFDPLGQSYWDFYGGHCVASTGHAHPRVAEAVAAQAKELIFYSTAAELPVRSRAAQELLAFTASGRETGLSSIFFCNSGAEANENALKMACRITGRKRFAAFQGGWHGRTLLALSVTDDPPITGPYEGLLAPCLRLPWNDLEALAAADFSDVAGVILEPIQSMSGIRPATPEFLQALRAKTLAEGALLIYDEVQTGVGRLGHPYAAGLHGVRPDIVTSAKGLASGVPMGAILLGSETAACIRPGDLGSTFGGGPIACAALIATLQVIRQEGLLQNALAREAAIRKALAGTCVTEVRGAGLLLGLVVPGRAKALKAHLQTHRILVGGSSDPDALRLMPPLTLTQAAVDALAEAVTAFGKEN, encoded by the coding sequence ATGAACGCAAATTTGCAGGCTCCCGCCCTCCTCCCCACCTACACCCCCTTCCCCTTCCCGCTGCTGCGGGGCGAGAACGACCGCGTTTTCGACCCGCTCGGGCAGAGCTACTGGGACTTCTACGGCGGCCACTGCGTCGCCAGCACCGGCCACGCCCACCCCCGGGTGGCGGAGGCGGTGGCCGCGCAGGCGAAGGAGCTGATCTTCTACAGCACCGCCGCCGAACTGCCGGTCCGCAGCCGGGCCGCCCAGGAGCTCCTGGCCTTCACGGCCTCGGGCCGGGAGACGGGGCTGAGCTCCATCTTCTTCTGCAACAGCGGGGCGGAGGCCAACGAGAACGCCCTCAAGATGGCCTGCCGGATCACGGGCCGGAAGCGCTTCGCGGCCTTCCAGGGCGGCTGGCACGGCCGGACCCTGCTGGCCCTCTCCGTCACCGACGACCCCCCCATCACCGGCCCCTACGAGGGTCTCCTGGCGCCCTGCCTGCGCCTGCCCTGGAACGACCTGGAGGCCCTGGCGGCGGCGGACTTCTCCGACGTGGCCGGCGTCATCCTCGAGCCCATCCAGAGCATGTCCGGCATCCGGCCCGCGACGCCCGAGTTCCTCCAGGCCCTCCGGGCCAAGACCCTGGCCGAGGGCGCCCTGCTGATCTACGACGAGGTCCAGACCGGCGTGGGCCGGCTCGGGCACCCCTACGCGGCCGGCCTCCACGGCGTCCGCCCCGACATCGTCACCTCGGCCAAGGGCCTCGCCTCCGGCGTGCCCATGGGCGCCATCCTGCTGGGCTCCGAGACGGCGGCCTGCATCCGGCCCGGGGACCTGGGCAGCACCTTCGGCGGCGGGCCCATCGCCTGCGCCGCCCTCATCGCCACCCTCCAGGTGATCCGGCAGGAGGGCCTCCTCCAGAACGCCCTGGCGCGGGAGGCGGCGATCCGGAAGGCCCTGGCCGGCACCTGCGTCACCGAGGTCCGGGGCGCGGGCCTGCTGCTGGGCCTCGTGGTCCCGGGCAGGGCCAAGGCCCTCAAGGCGCACCTGCAGACGCATCGGATCCTCGTCGGCGGGAGCTCCGACCCGGACGCGCTGCGCCTGATGCCCCCCCTCACCCTGACCCAGGCCGCCGTGGACGCGCTGGCCGAGGCCGTCACCGCATTCGGCAAGGAGAACTGA
- the mscL gene encoding large conductance mechanosensitive channel protein MscL translates to MSLLKDFKAFIARGNVVDLAVAVVVGGSFQTIVKAFVSGIIMPIVSYVMPPEMAWEEWTLGRLRIGLVLGDILNFLITSAVVFLLFVKSVALIKRLEGETPPPPTTKTCPECRETIPIEATRCKFCTSKL, encoded by the coding sequence ATGTCCCTCCTCAAAGACTTCAAGGCGTTCATCGCCCGGGGGAACGTGGTGGACCTGGCGGTGGCCGTCGTCGTGGGCGGCTCCTTCCAGACGATCGTCAAGGCCTTCGTCAGCGGCATCATCATGCCCATCGTGAGCTACGTGATGCCGCCCGAAATGGCCTGGGAGGAGTGGACCCTCGGCCGGCTCCGCATCGGCCTGGTCCTGGGCGACATCCTCAACTTCCTCATCACCTCCGCCGTGGTCTTCCTGCTCTTCGTCAAGTCCGTCGCCCTCATCAAGCGCCTCGAGGGGGAGACCCCCCCGCCCCCGACCACCAAGACCTGCCCCGAATGCCGCGAGACCATTCCGATTGAGGCAACCCGGTGTAAATTCTGCACTTCCAAACTCTGA
- a CDS encoding [citrate (pro-3S)-lyase] ligase encodes MIDHPTEREARAFVEGHGLRYEPGADAWAGLYEDGRLVAVGARAGQVLKMFAIAPEHQGTDALGQLVTELRASAAAAGHETLFVFTAPANAPSFEALTFRLLAAHGPAVLLEHGPGLAAWLERQAPLVRPGRNGAIVMNANPFTRGHQYLAETAAARVDHLYLFVVAEDRSAFPYATRLRLAREGTAHLPNVTVLGTGPYAVSAATFPTYFLKRLEAGAEAQMGLDLDLFGRRIAPAFHIAARFAGEEPRCPLTAAYNRAMAELLPPLGVAVEIVPRLEADGAPVSASRVREALAAGDGAALPALVPPTTLAHLKLTKEPQP; translated from the coding sequence TTGATCGACCATCCCACTGAGCGCGAAGCCAGGGCCTTCGTCGAAGGCCACGGGCTCCGCTATGAACCCGGCGCCGACGCCTGGGCCGGGCTCTACGAGGACGGCCGGCTTGTCGCCGTGGGCGCCCGGGCGGGCCAGGTCCTCAAGATGTTCGCCATCGCCCCCGAGCACCAGGGCACCGATGCCCTGGGGCAGCTGGTGACGGAACTCCGGGCCTCGGCCGCCGCCGCCGGCCACGAGACCCTCTTCGTCTTCACCGCCCCGGCCAACGCCCCCAGCTTCGAGGCCCTCACCTTCCGCCTCCTGGCGGCCCACGGCCCGGCCGTCCTCCTGGAGCACGGCCCCGGGCTTGCCGCCTGGCTGGAGCGCCAGGCGCCCCTCGTCCGGCCGGGCCGGAACGGGGCCATCGTCATGAACGCCAATCCCTTCACCCGGGGGCACCAGTACCTGGCGGAGACCGCCGCCGCCCGGGTCGATCACCTCTACCTGTTCGTGGTCGCCGAGGACCGGTCGGCCTTCCCCTACGCCACCCGGCTCCGCCTCGCCCGGGAGGGCACCGCCCACCTCCCCAACGTGACGGTGCTGGGCACCGGGCCCTACGCCGTCTCGGCCGCGACCTTCCCCACCTACTTCCTCAAGCGCCTGGAGGCCGGCGCCGAGGCCCAGATGGGCCTGGACCTGGACCTCTTCGGGCGGCGCATCGCCCCCGCCTTCCACATCGCGGCGCGCTTCGCCGGGGAGGAGCCCCGCTGCCCCCTGACCGCGGCGTACAACCGGGCCATGGCCGAACTCCTGCCGCCCCTGGGCGTGGCCGTGGAGATCGTGCCCCGCCTGGAGGCGGACGGCGCGCCGGTGAGCGCGTCCCGCGTGCGGGAGGCCCTGGCCGCCGGCGACGGGGCCGCCCTGCCCGCCCTCGTCCCGCCCACCACCCTCGCCCATCTGAAGCTCACCAAGGAACCCCAGCCATGA
- the citF gene encoding citrate lyase subunit alpha has translation MARNSLGREIPDVWRGRKLEPYRDPWSKKPEVLRATRPLVRRFPGDSKLLPSLRAALEACELRDGMNISTHHHLRNGDLLLNLLVKELDAMGLKDMGIASSSVHDVHAEIIPYIRKGVITRIETGVNGLIAKMVSRGELRCDIIVRSHGGRARSIVTGEVEIDAAFIAAPCCDETGNMNGVMGRSACGSLGYAHTDARYAKKVVAVTDNLVSFPAAPISISSSDVDYVVQIESLGDPSKIVSTTTRVTRDPAGLLIAKYAAEVIQASGLLKDGFSFQTGAGGTSLAVADNVRKMMAEARVKGSFGCGGITGYFVDMLEEGYFQTLFDVQCFDQRAVESMRVNPGHREISADLYASPFNRGCIANMLDCVILGATEVDVDYNVNVNTESSGWLLHNTGGHCDVAAGAKLAIVVAPSIRGRLPVVRESVTTVTTPGETVDVVVTERGICVADRHEDLKRELLRRNLPVKEIHDFHEEITRVTGKPRALEFEDEIVALVEYRDGTIIDVVRQVRD, from the coding sequence ATGGCACGAAATAGCCTTGGACGGGAGATCCCCGACGTCTGGCGCGGCCGGAAGCTGGAGCCCTACCGGGATCCCTGGTCGAAGAAGCCCGAAGTCCTGCGCGCGACCCGCCCCCTGGTGCGGCGCTTCCCCGGCGACAGCAAGCTCCTCCCGAGCCTGAGGGCCGCCCTCGAGGCCTGCGAGCTGCGGGACGGCATGAACATCTCCACCCACCACCACCTCCGGAACGGCGACCTCCTCCTCAACCTCCTGGTGAAGGAGCTGGACGCCATGGGCCTGAAGGACATGGGCATCGCCTCCAGCTCCGTCCACGACGTGCACGCGGAGATCATCCCCTACATCCGCAAGGGCGTGATCACCCGCATCGAGACCGGCGTCAACGGGCTCATCGCCAAGATGGTGAGCCGGGGCGAGCTGCGCTGCGACATCATCGTCCGCAGCCACGGCGGCCGCGCCCGTTCCATCGTCACCGGCGAGGTGGAGATCGACGCCGCCTTCATCGCGGCCCCCTGCTGCGACGAGACCGGGAACATGAACGGGGTGATGGGCCGTTCCGCCTGCGGCAGCCTCGGCTACGCGCACACCGACGCCCGCTACGCCAAGAAGGTCGTGGCCGTCACCGACAACCTCGTCAGCTTCCCGGCCGCCCCCATCAGCATCAGCTCCAGCGACGTGGACTACGTCGTCCAGATCGAGAGCCTCGGGGACCCCTCCAAGATCGTCAGCACCACCACCCGCGTCACCCGCGACCCCGCCGGCCTCCTCATCGCCAAGTACGCGGCCGAGGTGATCCAGGCCTCCGGCCTCCTCAAGGACGGCTTCTCCTTCCAGACCGGCGCCGGCGGCACCTCCCTCGCCGTGGCCGACAACGTCAGGAAGATGATGGCCGAGGCCCGGGTCAAGGGCAGCTTCGGCTGCGGCGGCATCACCGGCTACTTCGTGGACATGCTCGAGGAGGGCTACTTCCAGACCCTCTTCGACGTGCAGTGCTTCGACCAGCGCGCCGTGGAGTCCATGCGCGTGAACCCCGGCCACCGGGAGATCAGCGCCGACCTCTACGCCAGCCCCTTCAACCGCGGCTGCATCGCCAACATGCTGGACTGCGTCATCCTCGGCGCCACCGAGGTCGACGTTGACTACAACGTGAACGTGAACACCGAGTCCAGCGGCTGGCTCCTCCACAACACCGGCGGCCACTGCGACGTCGCGGCCGGGGCCAAGCTGGCCATCGTCGTGGCCCCCTCCATCCGCGGGCGCCTGCCCGTGGTGCGCGAGTCCGTCACCACCGTCACCACCCCCGGCGAGACCGTGGACGTGGTCGTCACCGAGCGGGGCATCTGCGTCGCGGACCGCCACGAGGACCTCAAGCGGGAGCTCCTGCGCAGGAACCTCCCCGTCAAGGAGATCCACGACTTCCACGAGGAGATCACCCGCGTGACCGGCAAGCCCCGGGCCCTCGAATTCGAGGACGAGATCGTCGCCCTCGTGGAATACCGGGACGGCACGATCATCGACGTCGTGAGGCAGGTCCGTGACTGA
- a CDS encoding dicarboxylate/amino acid:cation symporter, with protein sequence MRRLFKSLYVQVIVAVVLGALLGFFKPDVGASMRPLGEGFIKLVKMLIAPIIFLTVVMGIAKMGDMKKVGRVGGKGLLYFEVLTTVALAIGLVIANVFKPGAGMNINPASLDAKAIAAYTHGAHLTTTEFIMNIIPKDVADAFAKGDILQILLFSMLFGSALAFVKADGLPVMKFLDALNKVFFRIVAVVMRLAPIGAFGAMAFTVGKYGLHTLVSLGKLIACFYATSLLFVVLVLGLVMRWAGLSVFKFLRYIREEILIVLGTSSSESALPLMMEKMERLGCSKSVVGMVIPMGYSFNLDGTSIYLTLAALFIAQATNTPVTLGQQLYILAILLLTSKGAAAVTGGGFITLAATLSVTGNIPVAGLALLLGIDRFMSEARAITNLIGNGIASVAVSKWEGELDLARARYFLDHPKVVEEEEYEASRIPDHPGVPQEA encoded by the coding sequence ATGCGAAGACTCTTCAAGAGCCTGTACGTCCAGGTGATCGTCGCCGTGGTGCTCGGCGCCCTCCTCGGGTTCTTCAAACCGGACGTAGGCGCGTCCATGCGGCCGTTGGGTGAAGGGTTCATCAAGCTGGTGAAGATGCTCATCGCGCCGATCATCTTCCTGACCGTCGTCATGGGCATCGCCAAGATGGGCGACATGAAGAAGGTGGGCCGGGTCGGGGGCAAGGGCCTCCTCTACTTCGAGGTCCTCACCACGGTGGCCCTCGCCATCGGCCTGGTCATCGCCAACGTCTTCAAGCCCGGCGCCGGCATGAACATCAACCCGGCCTCCCTGGACGCCAAGGCCATCGCCGCCTACACCCACGGCGCCCACCTGACGACCACCGAATTCATCATGAACATCATCCCCAAGGACGTGGCCGACGCCTTCGCCAAGGGGGACATCCTCCAGATCCTCCTGTTCTCCATGCTCTTCGGGAGCGCCCTGGCCTTCGTGAAGGCCGACGGCCTCCCCGTGATGAAGTTCCTGGACGCCCTCAACAAGGTCTTCTTCCGCATCGTGGCCGTGGTCATGCGCCTCGCCCCCATCGGCGCCTTCGGCGCCATGGCCTTCACCGTCGGCAAGTACGGGCTCCACACCCTGGTCAGCCTGGGCAAGCTCATCGCGTGCTTCTACGCCACGAGCCTCCTGTTCGTCGTGCTCGTCCTCGGCCTCGTCATGCGGTGGGCGGGCCTCTCCGTCTTCAAGTTCCTGCGCTACATCCGGGAGGAGATCCTCATCGTGCTGGGCACCAGCTCCTCGGAGTCGGCCCTGCCCCTGATGATGGAGAAGATGGAGCGCCTGGGCTGCTCCAAGTCGGTGGTGGGCATGGTGATCCCCATGGGCTACTCCTTCAACCTGGACGGCACCTCCATCTACCTGACCCTCGCCGCCCTGTTCATCGCCCAGGCCACCAACACCCCCGTCACCCTGGGCCAGCAGCTCTACATCCTGGCCATCCTGCTCCTCACCTCCAAGGGGGCCGCGGCGGTGACCGGGGGCGGGTTCATCACCCTGGCGGCCACCCTCTCCGTCACCGGCAACATCCCCGTGGCGGGCCTGGCCCTCCTCCTGGGCATCGACCGCTTCATGAGCGAGGCCCGCGCCATCACGAACCTCATCGGCAACGGCATCGCCTCCGTGGCCGTCAGCAAGTGGGAGGGCGAGCTGGACCTCGCCCGGGCCCGCTACTTCCTGGATCATCCCAAGGTCGTGGAGGAGGAGGAGTACGAGGCCAGCCGCATCCCCGACCACCCCGGCGTCCCCCAGGAGGCCTGA
- a CDS encoding HpcH/HpaI aldolase/citrate lyase family protein, translating into MTVKLRRSFLYVPGNMPGMLQNIPVFQADGVMIDLEDAVPLQEKDAARLLTRNFIQGFKDRRLELFVRINGLDTPYAEDDLREVLPAVPDGIRLPKADNPETVERLDTMLTEAEERLGLPIGHFKIIPSIESAQGVLNCVETAKASPRLVALAFGAEDFTASMEIDRTKSGEELFSARTRIIWAAKAAGLQAIDTIFPDVNDMDALRAETELGRRLGFTGKSLVNPRQIEVIHEVFRPTQAEIDHALAVLDAIKRAREMGTGVISLKGRMVDAPVVTRAARVLKTAVAFGMIEVDLSDEVIHGTK; encoded by the coding sequence ATGACCGTGAAACTCCGCCGTTCCTTCCTCTACGTCCCCGGCAACATGCCCGGGATGCTCCAGAACATCCCGGTCTTCCAGGCCGACGGCGTCATGATCGACCTGGAGGACGCCGTGCCCCTCCAGGAGAAGGACGCCGCCCGCCTCCTGACCCGCAACTTCATCCAGGGCTTCAAGGACCGCCGCCTGGAGCTCTTCGTGCGCATCAACGGCCTCGACACCCCCTACGCCGAGGACGACCTCCGGGAGGTCCTGCCCGCCGTCCCCGACGGCATCCGCCTCCCGAAGGCCGACAACCCCGAGACCGTCGAGCGCCTCGACACCATGCTCACCGAGGCCGAGGAGCGCCTGGGCCTGCCCATCGGGCACTTCAAGATCATCCCCTCCATCGAGAGCGCCCAGGGCGTCCTCAACTGCGTGGAGACCGCCAAGGCCTCCCCCCGCCTCGTCGCCCTCGCCTTCGGCGCCGAGGACTTCACCGCCAGCATGGAGATCGACCGCACCAAGTCCGGCGAGGAGCTCTTCTCCGCCCGGACCCGCATCATCTGGGCCGCCAAGGCCGCCGGCCTCCAGGCCATCGACACGATCTTCCCCGACGTCAACGACATGGACGCCCTCCGCGCCGAGACCGAGCTGGGCCGCCGCCTGGGCTTCACCGGCAAGTCCCTGGTGAACCCCCGGCAGATCGAGGTCATCCACGAGGTCTTCCGGCCCACCCAGGCGGAGATCGACCACGCCCTCGCCGTGCTGGACGCCATCAAGCGCGCCCGCGAGATGGGCACCGGCGTCATCAGCCTCAAGGGGCGCATGGTGGACGCCCCGGTGGTCACCCGCGCCGCCCGCGTCCTCAAGACCGCAGTCGCCTTCGGCATGATCGAGGTGGACCTTTCCGACGAGGTGATTCATGGCACGAAATAG
- a CDS encoding arginine repressor — MNLDEAILSHLSRRPITEQADLLALLKTEGYDLTLSTLSRHFKKLNVRKEDGRYQRMRPAAVPTHPFTLQKVPPILIVVKTTPGFAQPMALALDQAALPSLAGTIAGDDTIFLAPREAALLDRLEQEVRGRLAMGL; from the coding sequence ATGAACCTGGACGAGGCCATTCTCAGCCACCTTTCCCGGCGGCCCATCACCGAACAAGCGGACCTGCTCGCCCTCCTGAAGACGGAGGGCTACGACCTCACCCTGTCCACCCTGTCCCGCCACTTCAAGAAGCTGAACGTGCGCAAGGAGGACGGCCGCTACCAGCGGATGCGGCCCGCCGCGGTCCCGACCCACCCCTTCACCCTCCAGAAGGTCCCCCCCATCCTCATCGTCGTGAAGACCACCCCCGGCTTCGCCCAGCCCATGGCCCTCGCCCTGGACCAGGCCGCCCTGCCCTCCCTGGCCGGCACGATCGCTGGTGACGACACCATTTTCCTGGCGCCGCGGGAGGCGGCCCTCCTCGACCGCCTGGAGCAGGAGGTCCGGGGCCGCCTCGCCATGGGCCTCTGA
- a CDS encoding PPC domain-containing DNA-binding protein, with product MDKIWHRECVTGRRFIIKIEPGANLAESILAFAACKELPFASLVSAVGSVRNVVFRDIQTGAHLPMTEPRIRTHRVEGPLEMLGLQGNIAPGPERRLHGQFYFLGSKASGEVVGGRLVEAEVFGTCEIVLAEYLVQGIERYHSASSGVDTLYFEEE from the coding sequence ATGGACAAGATCTGGCATCGCGAGTGCGTCACCGGACGCCGCTTCATCATCAAGATCGAGCCCGGGGCCAACCTGGCCGAGAGCATCCTGGCCTTCGCCGCCTGCAAGGAGCTCCCCTTCGCCTCCCTCGTCTCCGCCGTGGGCTCCGTCCGCAACGTGGTGTTCCGGGACATCCAGACCGGGGCCCACCTGCCCATGACCGAGCCGCGCATCCGCACCCACCGCGTCGAGGGCCCCCTCGAGATGCTGGGCCTCCAGGGCAACATCGCCCCCGGGCCCGAGCGCCGCCTCCACGGCCAGTTCTACTTCCTGGGCTCCAAGGCCAGCGGCGAGGTCGTCGGCGGCCGGCTCGTGGAGGCCGAGGTCTTCGGCACCTGCGAGATCGTGCTGGCCGAATACCTCGTCCAGGGCATCGAGCGCTACCACTCGGCCTCCAGCGGGGTCGACACGCTGTATTTCGAGGAGGAATGA
- the citD gene encoding citrate lyase acyl carrier protein encodes MNIRKKATAGTMQSSDLVVVVEPAEGLVIDIESTVKKQFEHLIRARIEATLETLGVTSGRIHVSDRGALDYAIAARVEAAVRRADQE; translated from the coding sequence ATGAACATACGAAAAAAGGCGACCGCCGGGACCATGCAGTCCAGCGACCTCGTCGTCGTCGTGGAGCCCGCCGAGGGCCTCGTGATCGACATCGAGTCCACCGTCAAGAAGCAGTTCGAGCACCTCATCCGGGCGCGCATCGAGGCGACCCTGGAGACGCTCGGCGTCACCTCCGGACGGATCCACGTCTCCGACCGGGGCGCGCTGGACTACGCCATCGCCGCCCGGGTCGAGGCCGCCGTCCGCCGCGCGGACCAGGAGTAG